A genomic window from Halorubrum lacusprofundi ATCC 49239 includes:
- a CDS encoding V-type ATP synthase subunit F: MSQEIAVVGSPEFTTGFRLAGVRKFENIPDDEKDERLDDAVERTLDDEGTGIIVMHTDDLDHLSRGTREAVEGSIEPVLVTLGGSGAGSGGLRDQIKRAIGIDLMEEDD, from the coding sequence ATGAGCCAGGAGATCGCCGTCGTCGGGAGCCCGGAGTTCACGACTGGATTCCGGCTCGCCGGCGTGCGGAAGTTCGAGAACATACCGGACGACGAGAAGGACGAGCGGCTCGACGATGCCGTCGAACGGACCCTCGACGACGAGGGAACCGGCATCATCGTGATGCACACCGACGACCTCGACCATCTCTCGCGGGGGACCCGCGAAGCGGTCGAGGGAAGCATTGAGCCCGTGCTCGTGACGCTCGGCGGATCCGGCGCCGGCAGCGGCGGGCTGCGCGACCAGATCAAACGAGCCATCGGGATCGACCTGATGGAGGAGGACGACTAA